The Labeo rohita strain BAU-BD-2019 chromosome 19, IGBB_LRoh.1.0, whole genome shotgun sequence genome window below encodes:
- the mtdha gene encoding metadherin a isoform X5, giving the protein MDQDWRALAAQRAEYVSDRIRGLLSSGLDFLRAELGVDLGIKPEQYPSWLILSAALFGLTVLVLLAACGRRKRRAAPVRVTGTPSTAVAAEIPAKAALPPKTVKTEPSESKKKNKKKAADKKAQANGQTVAERQEEIKVTVEKKKPPPPPAPAPAPAPAPAPAPAQPPVDTKTKKNKKKPKPEVKPAQDVSSTTDGKEPDEGAWETKVSNREKRQQRKKEKGPGDSSGSPEGGDRASQKVPAPAATKKNKEPSRAKALKNDAVTAPAVSNWNDVNSVNGGGWTEVPVKSSQTNAVNNEKSSVGRKTPGQKNRENSTWKQEAEAPWTLDGRIKAEPNTVNLTMLGLNPSGGETGTKTKIEIGQWDNGPTMDEWSSSNGLANDLSSDWNAPTEVWDNYEGPNVDASALKEMPVSKPLVESNEDNDKADPAGGGKSKRRKKKKRPEEDGSAAEVTQVGSAPAEKIATVKPHPPHVPKVEGSKQNIPPQSSQKKSDQNWEPPKQVQKKKARRET; this is encoded by the exons ATGGACCAGGACTGGCGAGCTTTGGCCGCACAGCGAGCCGAATACGTGTCTGACCGTATCCGCGGGCTGCTGTCCTCCGGCCTGGACTTCCTTCGGGCCGAGCTGGGGGTTGATCTGGGGATAAAGCCGGAGCAGTATCCGTCGTGGCTGATTCTGAGCGCGGCGCTGTTCGGGCTGACTGTGCTGGTGCTGCTCGCGGCCTGTGGACGGAGGAAACGCCGAGCGGCGCCCGTTCGGGTTACCGGGACTCCCAGCACCGCCGTTGCCGCCGAGATCCCTGCTAAGGCCGCCCTGCCACCGAAGACTGTGAAGACCGAGCCGAGCGAATCgaaaaagaagaacaaaaagaaagCAGCCGACAAG AAGGCCCAGGCGAATGGACAGACAGTGGCTGAACGTCAAGAGGAAATCAAAGTCACCGTGGAGAAAAAGAAACCTCCTCCTCCACCTGCTCCAGCTCCAGCACCAGCACCAGCACCTGCACCAGCACCAGCACAGCCACCTGTGGATACAAAG ACcaagaaaaacaagaagaaaccaaaaccaGAGGTGAAGCCAGCCCAAGATGTTTCCTCTACTACCGATGGCAAGGAACCCGATGAAG GTGCTTGGGAAACCAAGGTCAGTAATCGAGAAAAACGTCAGCAGCGCAAAAAAGAGAAGGGTCCCGGTGACAGCTCTGGGAGCCCGGAGGGTGGAGATCGTGCCAGCCAGAAGGTTCCAGCCCCAGCTGCTACCAAAAAGAACAAAG agCCATCACGTGCCAAGGCCTTGAAGAATGATGCCGTTACAGCCCCAg CAGTGTCTAACTGGAATGATGTGAACTCTGTTAATGGTGGAGGATGGACAGAGGTGCCTGTAAAGTCGAGCCAAACAAATGCTGTAAACAACGAGAAGTCGTCTGTTGGGAGAAAGACCCCTGGGCAAAAGAACCGTGAGAACTCCACCTGGAAACAAGAGGCAGAGG CGCCATGGACTTTGGATGGTAGAATTAAGGCAGAACCGAACACGGTTAACTTGACAATGCTTGGACTGAACCCATCAG GTGGAGAGACTGGGACTAAAACTAAGATTGAAATCGGGCAATGGGACAATGGACCCACCATGGATGAATGGTCCAGCAGCA ATGGTCTTGCCAACGACCTGAGCTCAGACTGGAATGCTCCAACTGAGGTGTGGGACAATTATGAAGGGCCCAATGTAGATGCCTCTGCTTTGAAAGAGATGCCAGTTTCCAAGCCACTTGTG GAATCAAATGAGGACAATGACAAGGCAGATCCTGCAGGAGGTGGAAAATCCAAACggcgaaagaaaaaaaagagaccaGAGGAAGACGGTTCAGCTGCTGAG GTGACTCAAGTAGGTTCTGCTCCTGCAGAGAAGATTGCGACCGTCAAACCTCATCCACCTCATGTTCCAAAAGTTGAGGGATCCAAGCAAAACATCCCTCCACAGTCTTCACAAA AGAAATCTGATCAGAACTGGGAACCACCGAAGCAAGTTCAGAAGAAAAAGGCCAGGAGAGAAACATGA
- the mtdha gene encoding metadherin a isoform X3, which yields MDQDWRALAAQRAEYVSDRIRGLLSSGLDFLRAELGVDLGIKPEQYPSWLILSAALFGLTVLVLLAACGRRKRRAAPVRVTGTPSTAVAAEIPAKAALPPKTVKTEPSESKKKNKKKAADKKAQANGQTVAERQEEIKVTVEKKKPPPPPAPAPAPAPAPAPAPAQPPVDTKTKKNKKKPKPEVKPAQDVSSTTDGKEPDEAGAWETKVSNREKRQQRKKEKGPGDSSGSPEGGDRASQKVPAPAATKKNKEPSRAKALKNDAVTAPAVSNWNDVNSVNGGGWTEVPVKSSQTNAVNNEKSSVGRKTPGQKNRENSTWKQEAEAPWTLDGRIKAEPNTVNLTMLGLNPSGGETGTKTKIEIGQWDNGPTMDEWSSSNGLANDLSSDWNAPTEVWDNYEGPNVDASALKEMPVSKPLVESNEDNDKADPAGGGKSKRRKKKKRPEEDGSAAEVTQVGSAPAEKIATVKPHPPHVPKVEGSKQNIPPQSSQKKSDQNWEPPKQVQKKKARRET from the exons ATGGACCAGGACTGGCGAGCTTTGGCCGCACAGCGAGCCGAATACGTGTCTGACCGTATCCGCGGGCTGCTGTCCTCCGGCCTGGACTTCCTTCGGGCCGAGCTGGGGGTTGATCTGGGGATAAAGCCGGAGCAGTATCCGTCGTGGCTGATTCTGAGCGCGGCGCTGTTCGGGCTGACTGTGCTGGTGCTGCTCGCGGCCTGTGGACGGAGGAAACGCCGAGCGGCGCCCGTTCGGGTTACCGGGACTCCCAGCACCGCCGTTGCCGCCGAGATCCCTGCTAAGGCCGCCCTGCCACCGAAGACTGTGAAGACCGAGCCGAGCGAATCgaaaaagaagaacaaaaagaaagCAGCCGACAAG AAGGCCCAGGCGAATGGACAGACAGTGGCTGAACGTCAAGAGGAAATCAAAGTCACCGTGGAGAAAAAGAAACCTCCTCCTCCACCTGCTCCAGCTCCAGCACCAGCACCAGCACCTGCACCAGCACCAGCACAGCCACCTGTGGATACAAAG ACcaagaaaaacaagaagaaaccaaaaccaGAGGTGAAGCCAGCCCAAGATGTTTCCTCTACTACCGATGGCAAGGAACCCGATGAAG CAGGTGCTTGGGAAACCAAGGTCAGTAATCGAGAAAAACGTCAGCAGCGCAAAAAAGAGAAGGGTCCCGGTGACAGCTCTGGGAGCCCGGAGGGTGGAGATCGTGCCAGCCAGAAGGTTCCAGCCCCAGCTGCTACCAAAAAGAACAAAG agCCATCACGTGCCAAGGCCTTGAAGAATGATGCCGTTACAGCCCCAg CAGTGTCTAACTGGAATGATGTGAACTCTGTTAATGGTGGAGGATGGACAGAGGTGCCTGTAAAGTCGAGCCAAACAAATGCTGTAAACAACGAGAAGTCGTCTGTTGGGAGAAAGACCCCTGGGCAAAAGAACCGTGAGAACTCCACCTGGAAACAAGAGGCAGAGG CGCCATGGACTTTGGATGGTAGAATTAAGGCAGAACCGAACACGGTTAACTTGACAATGCTTGGACTGAACCCATCAG GTGGAGAGACTGGGACTAAAACTAAGATTGAAATCGGGCAATGGGACAATGGACCCACCATGGATGAATGGTCCAGCAGCA ATGGTCTTGCCAACGACCTGAGCTCAGACTGGAATGCTCCAACTGAGGTGTGGGACAATTATGAAGGGCCCAATGTAGATGCCTCTGCTTTGAAAGAGATGCCAGTTTCCAAGCCACTTGTG GAATCAAATGAGGACAATGACAAGGCAGATCCTGCAGGAGGTGGAAAATCCAAACggcgaaagaaaaaaaagagaccaGAGGAAGACGGTTCAGCTGCTGAG GTGACTCAAGTAGGTTCTGCTCCTGCAGAGAAGATTGCGACCGTCAAACCTCATCCACCTCATGTTCCAAAAGTTGAGGGATCCAAGCAAAACATCCCTCCACAGTCTTCACAAA AGAAATCTGATCAGAACTGGGAACCACCGAAGCAAGTTCAGAAGAAAAAGGCCAGGAGAGAAACATGA
- the mtdha gene encoding metadherin a isoform X1 — MDQDWRALAAQRAEYVSDRIRGLLSSGLDFLRAELGVDLGIKPEQYPSWLILSAALFGLTVLVLLAACGRRKRRAAPVRVTGTPSTAVAAEIPAKAALPPKTVKTEPSESKKKNKKKAADKQKAQANGQTVAERQEEIKVTVEKKKPPPPPAPAPAPAPAPAPAPAQPPVDTKTKKNKKKPKPEVKPAQDVSSTTDGKEPDEAGAWETKVSNREKRQQRKKEKGPGDSSGSPEGGDRASQKVPAPAATKKNKEPSRAKALKNDAVTAPAVSNWNDVNSVNGGGWTEVPVKSSQTNAVNNEKSSVGRKTPGQKNRENSTWKQEAEAPWTLDGRIKAEPNTVNLTMLGLNPSGGETGTKTKIEIGQWDNGPTMDEWSSSNGLANDLSSDWNAPTEVWDNYEGPNVDASALKEMPVSKPLVESNEDNDKADPAGGGKSKRRKKKKRPEEDGSAAEVTQVGSAPAEKIATVKPHPPHVPKVEGSKQNIPPQSSQKKSDQNWEPPKQVQKKKARRET, encoded by the exons ATGGACCAGGACTGGCGAGCTTTGGCCGCACAGCGAGCCGAATACGTGTCTGACCGTATCCGCGGGCTGCTGTCCTCCGGCCTGGACTTCCTTCGGGCCGAGCTGGGGGTTGATCTGGGGATAAAGCCGGAGCAGTATCCGTCGTGGCTGATTCTGAGCGCGGCGCTGTTCGGGCTGACTGTGCTGGTGCTGCTCGCGGCCTGTGGACGGAGGAAACGCCGAGCGGCGCCCGTTCGGGTTACCGGGACTCCCAGCACCGCCGTTGCCGCCGAGATCCCTGCTAAGGCCGCCCTGCCACCGAAGACTGTGAAGACCGAGCCGAGCGAATCgaaaaagaagaacaaaaagaaagCAGCCGACAAG CAGAAGGCCCAGGCGAATGGACAGACAGTGGCTGAACGTCAAGAGGAAATCAAAGTCACCGTGGAGAAAAAGAAACCTCCTCCTCCACCTGCTCCAGCTCCAGCACCAGCACCAGCACCTGCACCAGCACCAGCACAGCCACCTGTGGATACAAAG ACcaagaaaaacaagaagaaaccaaaaccaGAGGTGAAGCCAGCCCAAGATGTTTCCTCTACTACCGATGGCAAGGAACCCGATGAAG CAGGTGCTTGGGAAACCAAGGTCAGTAATCGAGAAAAACGTCAGCAGCGCAAAAAAGAGAAGGGTCCCGGTGACAGCTCTGGGAGCCCGGAGGGTGGAGATCGTGCCAGCCAGAAGGTTCCAGCCCCAGCTGCTACCAAAAAGAACAAAG agCCATCACGTGCCAAGGCCTTGAAGAATGATGCCGTTACAGCCCCAg CAGTGTCTAACTGGAATGATGTGAACTCTGTTAATGGTGGAGGATGGACAGAGGTGCCTGTAAAGTCGAGCCAAACAAATGCTGTAAACAACGAGAAGTCGTCTGTTGGGAGAAAGACCCCTGGGCAAAAGAACCGTGAGAACTCCACCTGGAAACAAGAGGCAGAGG CGCCATGGACTTTGGATGGTAGAATTAAGGCAGAACCGAACACGGTTAACTTGACAATGCTTGGACTGAACCCATCAG GTGGAGAGACTGGGACTAAAACTAAGATTGAAATCGGGCAATGGGACAATGGACCCACCATGGATGAATGGTCCAGCAGCA ATGGTCTTGCCAACGACCTGAGCTCAGACTGGAATGCTCCAACTGAGGTGTGGGACAATTATGAAGGGCCCAATGTAGATGCCTCTGCTTTGAAAGAGATGCCAGTTTCCAAGCCACTTGTG GAATCAAATGAGGACAATGACAAGGCAGATCCTGCAGGAGGTGGAAAATCCAAACggcgaaagaaaaaaaagagaccaGAGGAAGACGGTTCAGCTGCTGAG GTGACTCAAGTAGGTTCTGCTCCTGCAGAGAAGATTGCGACCGTCAAACCTCATCCACCTCATGTTCCAAAAGTTGAGGGATCCAAGCAAAACATCCCTCCACAGTCTTCACAAA AGAAATCTGATCAGAACTGGGAACCACCGAAGCAAGTTCAGAAGAAAAAGGCCAGGAGAGAAACATGA
- the rpl30 gene encoding 60S ribosomal protein L30: MVAAKKTKKSLESINSRLQLVMKSGKYVLGYKQSQKMIRQGKAKLVILANNCPALRKSEIEYYAMLAKTGVHHYSGNNIELGTACGKYYRVCTLAIIDPGDSDIIRSMPDQQQGEK; this comes from the exons AAAAAGTCCCTGGAGTCCATCAACTCCAGACTGCAGCTTGTGATGAAGAGCGGTAAATACGTTCTCGGATACAAGCAGTCTCAGAAAATGATTCGCCAAGGAAAAGCCAAGCTGGTGATCCTTGCCAACAACTGTCCTGCTCTGAG GAAATCTGAGATTGAGTACTACGCTATGTTGGCCAAAACCGGAGTCCATCATTACAGCGGAAACAACATTGAGCTCGGCACAGCCTGTGGCAAATACTACAGGGTGTGCACGCTGGCTATCATTGACCCTG GCGATTCTGACATCATCAGAAGCATGCCAGACCAGCAGCAGGGGGAGAAGTAG
- the laptm4b gene encoding lysosomal-associated transmembrane protein 4B: MISPWDRWYTTSCCLCCHVRTGTIILGIWYMLINAVVLLILLSALNDPVQYHYHLTSSELGTDLDVMDDANMCIAAAISLLMILICGMATYGAYKQHAAWIIPFFCYQIFDFALNTLVAISVVVYPNTIQDYLQQLPGTFPYKEDLMSTNNMCLVLAVLLFVGCILAFKAYLIACVWNCYRYVSGRSTTEVLVYVTTNDTTVLLPPYEEAIAIPPKDPPPQYVSA, encoded by the exons ATGATTTCGCCGTGGGACAGATGGTACACGACCAGCTGCTGCCTGTGTTGTCATGTACGGACGGGCACCATTATCCTGGGCATCTGGTATATG CTCATCAATGCGGTAGTATTGTTAATCCTGTTGTCGGCTCTCAATGACCCGGTCCAGTACCACTACCACCTCACCAGCTCCGAACTCGGCACGGATTTGGACGTCATGGACGATGCAA ACATGTGCATCGCTGCTGCAATCTCATTGCTGATGATTTTGATTTGTGGAATGGCGACCTACGGTGCATATAAG CAACATGCTGCATGGATCATTCCTTTCTTCTGCTACCAGATCTTTGACTTTGCTCTTAACACACTGGTAGCAATAAGTGTTGTTGTTTACCCCAACACTATACAGGACTATCTTCAGCAGCTG CCTGGGACCTTTCCATACAAAGAGGACTTGATGTCCACAAACAACATGTGCCTAGTATTAGCAGTGCTTCTCTTTGTTGGATGCATCTTAGCCTTTAAG gCTTACCTTATTGCCTGTGTGTGGAACTGCTACAGATATGTCAGTGGAAGAAGCACTACGGAGGTCCTGGTTTATGTCACCACAAATGACACTACA GTACTACTTCCACCCTACGAGGAGGCCATCGCCATTCCACCGAAGGATCCTCCTCCCCAGTACGTTTCGGCTTGA
- the mtdha gene encoding metadherin a isoform X2, whose translation MDQDWRALAAQRAEYVSDRIRGLLSSGLDFLRAELGVDLGIKPEQYPSWLILSAALFGLTVLVLLAACGRRKRRAAPVRVTGTPSTAVAAEIPAKAALPPKTVKTEPSESKKKNKKKAADKQKAQANGQTVAERQEEIKVTVEKKKPPPPPAPAPAPAPAPAPAPAQPPVDTKTKKNKKKPKPEVKPAQDVSSTTDGKEPDEGAWETKVSNREKRQQRKKEKGPGDSSGSPEGGDRASQKVPAPAATKKNKEPSRAKALKNDAVTAPAVSNWNDVNSVNGGGWTEVPVKSSQTNAVNNEKSSVGRKTPGQKNRENSTWKQEAEAPWTLDGRIKAEPNTVNLTMLGLNPSGGETGTKTKIEIGQWDNGPTMDEWSSSNGLANDLSSDWNAPTEVWDNYEGPNVDASALKEMPVSKPLVESNEDNDKADPAGGGKSKRRKKKKRPEEDGSAAEVTQVGSAPAEKIATVKPHPPHVPKVEGSKQNIPPQSSQKKSDQNWEPPKQVQKKKARRET comes from the exons ATGGACCAGGACTGGCGAGCTTTGGCCGCACAGCGAGCCGAATACGTGTCTGACCGTATCCGCGGGCTGCTGTCCTCCGGCCTGGACTTCCTTCGGGCCGAGCTGGGGGTTGATCTGGGGATAAAGCCGGAGCAGTATCCGTCGTGGCTGATTCTGAGCGCGGCGCTGTTCGGGCTGACTGTGCTGGTGCTGCTCGCGGCCTGTGGACGGAGGAAACGCCGAGCGGCGCCCGTTCGGGTTACCGGGACTCCCAGCACCGCCGTTGCCGCCGAGATCCCTGCTAAGGCCGCCCTGCCACCGAAGACTGTGAAGACCGAGCCGAGCGAATCgaaaaagaagaacaaaaagaaagCAGCCGACAAG CAGAAGGCCCAGGCGAATGGACAGACAGTGGCTGAACGTCAAGAGGAAATCAAAGTCACCGTGGAGAAAAAGAAACCTCCTCCTCCACCTGCTCCAGCTCCAGCACCAGCACCAGCACCTGCACCAGCACCAGCACAGCCACCTGTGGATACAAAG ACcaagaaaaacaagaagaaaccaaaaccaGAGGTGAAGCCAGCCCAAGATGTTTCCTCTACTACCGATGGCAAGGAACCCGATGAAG GTGCTTGGGAAACCAAGGTCAGTAATCGAGAAAAACGTCAGCAGCGCAAAAAAGAGAAGGGTCCCGGTGACAGCTCTGGGAGCCCGGAGGGTGGAGATCGTGCCAGCCAGAAGGTTCCAGCCCCAGCTGCTACCAAAAAGAACAAAG agCCATCACGTGCCAAGGCCTTGAAGAATGATGCCGTTACAGCCCCAg CAGTGTCTAACTGGAATGATGTGAACTCTGTTAATGGTGGAGGATGGACAGAGGTGCCTGTAAAGTCGAGCCAAACAAATGCTGTAAACAACGAGAAGTCGTCTGTTGGGAGAAAGACCCCTGGGCAAAAGAACCGTGAGAACTCCACCTGGAAACAAGAGGCAGAGG CGCCATGGACTTTGGATGGTAGAATTAAGGCAGAACCGAACACGGTTAACTTGACAATGCTTGGACTGAACCCATCAG GTGGAGAGACTGGGACTAAAACTAAGATTGAAATCGGGCAATGGGACAATGGACCCACCATGGATGAATGGTCCAGCAGCA ATGGTCTTGCCAACGACCTGAGCTCAGACTGGAATGCTCCAACTGAGGTGTGGGACAATTATGAAGGGCCCAATGTAGATGCCTCTGCTTTGAAAGAGATGCCAGTTTCCAAGCCACTTGTG GAATCAAATGAGGACAATGACAAGGCAGATCCTGCAGGAGGTGGAAAATCCAAACggcgaaagaaaaaaaagagaccaGAGGAAGACGGTTCAGCTGCTGAG GTGACTCAAGTAGGTTCTGCTCCTGCAGAGAAGATTGCGACCGTCAAACCTCATCCACCTCATGTTCCAAAAGTTGAGGGATCCAAGCAAAACATCCCTCCACAGTCTTCACAAA AGAAATCTGATCAGAACTGGGAACCACCGAAGCAAGTTCAGAAGAAAAAGGCCAGGAGAGAAACATGA
- the mtdha gene encoding metadherin a isoform X4 gives MDQDWRALAAQRAEYVSDRIRGLLSSGLDFLRAELGVDLGIKPEQYPSWLILSAALFGLTVLVLLAACGRRKRRAAPVRVTGTPSTAVAAEIPAKAALPPKTVKTEPSESKKKNKKKAADKQKAQANGQTVAERQEEIKVTVEKKKPPPPPAPAPAPAPAPAPAPAQPPVDTKTKKNKKKPKPEVKPAQDVSSTTDGKEPDEAGAWETKVSNREKRQQRKKEKGPGDSSGSPEGGDRASQKVPAPAATKKNKEPSRAKALKNDAVTAPVSNWNDVNSVNGGGWTEVPVKSSQTNAVNNEKSSVGRKTPGQKNRENSTWKQEAEAPWTLDGRIKAEPNTVNLTMLGLNPSGGETGTKTKIEIGQWDNGPTMDEWSSSNGLANDLSSDWNAPTEVWDNYEGPNVDASALKEMPVSKPLVESNEDNDKADPAGGGKSKRRKKKKRPEEDGSAAEVTQVGSAPAEKIATVKPHPPHVPKVEGSKQNIPPQSSQKKSDQNWEPPKQVQKKKARRET, from the exons ATGGACCAGGACTGGCGAGCTTTGGCCGCACAGCGAGCCGAATACGTGTCTGACCGTATCCGCGGGCTGCTGTCCTCCGGCCTGGACTTCCTTCGGGCCGAGCTGGGGGTTGATCTGGGGATAAAGCCGGAGCAGTATCCGTCGTGGCTGATTCTGAGCGCGGCGCTGTTCGGGCTGACTGTGCTGGTGCTGCTCGCGGCCTGTGGACGGAGGAAACGCCGAGCGGCGCCCGTTCGGGTTACCGGGACTCCCAGCACCGCCGTTGCCGCCGAGATCCCTGCTAAGGCCGCCCTGCCACCGAAGACTGTGAAGACCGAGCCGAGCGAATCgaaaaagaagaacaaaaagaaagCAGCCGACAAG CAGAAGGCCCAGGCGAATGGACAGACAGTGGCTGAACGTCAAGAGGAAATCAAAGTCACCGTGGAGAAAAAGAAACCTCCTCCTCCACCTGCTCCAGCTCCAGCACCAGCACCAGCACCTGCACCAGCACCAGCACAGCCACCTGTGGATACAAAG ACcaagaaaaacaagaagaaaccaaaaccaGAGGTGAAGCCAGCCCAAGATGTTTCCTCTACTACCGATGGCAAGGAACCCGATGAAG CAGGTGCTTGGGAAACCAAGGTCAGTAATCGAGAAAAACGTCAGCAGCGCAAAAAAGAGAAGGGTCCCGGTGACAGCTCTGGGAGCCCGGAGGGTGGAGATCGTGCCAGCCAGAAGGTTCCAGCCCCAGCTGCTACCAAAAAGAACAAAG agCCATCACGTGCCAAGGCCTTGAAGAATGATGCCGTTACAGCCCCAg TGTCTAACTGGAATGATGTGAACTCTGTTAATGGTGGAGGATGGACAGAGGTGCCTGTAAAGTCGAGCCAAACAAATGCTGTAAACAACGAGAAGTCGTCTGTTGGGAGAAAGACCCCTGGGCAAAAGAACCGTGAGAACTCCACCTGGAAACAAGAGGCAGAGG CGCCATGGACTTTGGATGGTAGAATTAAGGCAGAACCGAACACGGTTAACTTGACAATGCTTGGACTGAACCCATCAG GTGGAGAGACTGGGACTAAAACTAAGATTGAAATCGGGCAATGGGACAATGGACCCACCATGGATGAATGGTCCAGCAGCA ATGGTCTTGCCAACGACCTGAGCTCAGACTGGAATGCTCCAACTGAGGTGTGGGACAATTATGAAGGGCCCAATGTAGATGCCTCTGCTTTGAAAGAGATGCCAGTTTCCAAGCCACTTGTG GAATCAAATGAGGACAATGACAAGGCAGATCCTGCAGGAGGTGGAAAATCCAAACggcgaaagaaaaaaaagagaccaGAGGAAGACGGTTCAGCTGCTGAG GTGACTCAAGTAGGTTCTGCTCCTGCAGAGAAGATTGCGACCGTCAAACCTCATCCACCTCATGTTCCAAAAGTTGAGGGATCCAAGCAAAACATCCCTCCACAGTCTTCACAAA AGAAATCTGATCAGAACTGGGAACCACCGAAGCAAGTTCAGAAGAAAAAGGCCAGGAGAGAAACATGA